In the Candidatus Kapaibacterium sp. genome, one interval contains:
- a CDS encoding amidohydrolase — translation MTLTNIKIELEEGLIKSITPFDEGVCIVTGDAGSVFRNAYISPGLTDSHCHLWGLGMMRQILTFDDCKSEKDCIEKAEAQPFFRSSWIFGRGWNQENWSNSNLPTLENLDKAFPDKPCHFIRVDGHAAWVNSKALEIAGISKETKDPVGGAILRYDDGTPNGVLVDSAMLLVEKLIPDFSDEQYQEFISIAQDLCIQSGITAVHDMDVSPKLIKIFHKMNSNNELKIRIFSHVSAQNDEYIDAGITPSISEYFNIVGMKLFSDGALGSRGAALLSDYADDDGNRGLLILDKIQMAEKAENAIQKGFDIAIHAIGDRANREVLDAYQILRQKFGNFRNKLRIEHAQIVADEDIQRFRELNVIASVQPIHYIGDEKMALARLGRKIFDKHGYPWQKFLKNGVEIIAGSDFPIESHNPFLGLSAFLTRQNLNGGEIQNPAERLNLFDAIKSYTLTPAKVVNSSTGLLRVGYKADFVITNSNISSKSQIHETSVEAVYVGGNLKYSRS, via the coding sequence ATGACACTGACTAATATAAAAATTGAATTAGAAGAAGGATTGATTAAGTCAATCACACCCTTTGACGAAGGCGTTTGCATTGTCACAGGCGACGCCGGTTCGGTTTTCAGAAATGCTTATATTTCGCCCGGTTTGACAGATTCACATTGTCATTTGTGGGGATTGGGCATGATGCGCCAAATTCTGACATTTGACGATTGTAAATCCGAAAAAGATTGTATCGAAAAAGCAGAGGCGCAGCCATTTTTCCGAAGCAGCTGGATTTTCGGCAGAGGTTGGAATCAGGAAAATTGGTCAAATAGCAATTTACCAACTTTAGAAAATCTTGATAAAGCATTTCCCGACAAGCCTTGCCACTTCATCAGAGTTGACGGACATGCTGCGTGGGTAAATTCTAAAGCTTTGGAAATTGCCGGTATAAGCAAAGAGACCAAAGACCCTGTCGGAGGTGCGATTTTGAGATATGATGACGGCACTCCTAACGGTGTGTTGGTTGATTCGGCGATGTTGTTGGTAGAAAAGCTAATTCCCGATTTTTCCGATGAGCAATATCAAGAGTTCATTTCAATTGCTCAAGATTTGTGCATTCAATCAGGAATAACCGCAGTCCATGATATGGATGTATCGCCGAAATTAATTAAGATATTTCACAAAATGAATTCGAATAATGAACTGAAAATCAGGATTTTTTCGCATGTTTCAGCTCAAAACGACGAATATATTGATGCAGGAATCACTCCGAGCATTTCTGAATATTTCAATATTGTTGGAATGAAATTATTCTCTGATGGTGCATTAGGCTCAAGAGGAGCAGCATTGTTGTCGGATTACGCTGATGATGACGGTAACAGGGGCTTGTTGATTTTGGATAAAATTCAAATGGCTGAAAAAGCTGAAAATGCCATCCAAAAAGGATTTGATATAGCAATTCATGCTATTGGCGATAGAGCAAATCGTGAAGTATTAGATGCTTATCAAATTTTGCGTCAAAAATTCGGAAATTTCAGAAATAAATTGAGAATTGAGCACGCTCAAATAGTAGCTGATGAGGACATTCAGAGATTTAGAGAACTAAATGTGATTGCTTCAGTTCAACCCATCCACTACATTGGTGATGAGAAAATGGCACTGGCAAGGCTCGGGCGAAAAATTTTCGATAAGCATGGGTATCCGTGGCAAAAATTCTTGAAAAACGGTGTCGAAATAATTGCCGGTTCAGATTTCCCGATTGAATCCCACAATCCATTTTTGGGGCTCTCAGCATTTCTCACAAGACAAAATCTAAATGGTGGTGAAATTCAGAATCCGGCTGAAAGATTGAATCTATTTGACGCCATAAAATCATATACTTTGACACCTGCAAAAGTTGTAAATTCATCTACAGGTTTATTAAGAGTTGGATATAAGGCTGATTTTGTAATTACAAACAGCAATATAAGTTCGAAATCACAAATACACGAAACATCGGTCGAGGCGGTTTACGTCGGTGGCAATTTGAAATATTCTCGCTCTTGA
- a CDS encoding YfhL family 4Fe-4S dicluster ferredoxin yields the protein MALKILDDCIICGKCEPICPTEAIFLGEDIYEIDAGKCVECIGYFDEPQCHAVCPVDVIIRIENDTD from the coding sequence ATGGCGCTTAAAATTTTAGATGATTGTATAATTTGTGGCAAATGCGAGCCAATTTGCCCGACCGAAGCGATTTTTTTGGGTGAAGACATTTATGAAATTGACGCAGGTAAATGCGTTGAATGTATCGGCTATTTTGACGAACCTCAATGCCATGCCGTTTGTCCGGTAGATGTAATAATAAGGATAGAAAATGACACTGACTAA
- a CDS encoding glycosyltransferase family 2 protein, whose amino-acid sequence MSNQIHLDVIIINYNTRQLTCDCIDSICSNGISESNIIVVDNASTDDSVDYLSKNYPQVRIVRNDRNYGYAKAINIGVSASKADYYIISNSDVIYPNQSIPKLISSYQYLENPGVIAPQFINEDGTYQEAFSFFPSYKFGFWELTNLIKIIHKGYENEFERNHDELAPLVVDFTVGAVMLFSKKLFQELDGFCEDYFFYTEETDFCKRASQAGHLNYIIRNVKVKHLVGKTRETNSVSYIPLLVYTKRLFLKKHLSLLEASFYKVSQILKFFMLYVHSLTFAFLFQSKKTRVLTRDKAKEFIVNWMENYEDLKTKMKQKYGA is encoded by the coding sequence TTGTCAAACCAAATACATTTGGATGTCATAATTATCAATTATAACACTCGCCAACTAACTTGTGACTGTATTGATTCGATTTGTTCCAATGGAATCAGCGAAAGTAATATTATCGTTGTTGATAACGCATCAACCGATGATAGCGTTGATTATCTTTCAAAAAATTATCCGCAAGTAAGAATTGTCCGTAATGATAGAAATTATGGGTATGCAAAGGCTATCAACATAGGCGTTTCAGCATCCAAAGCCGATTATTATATTATCAGCAACAGCGATGTTATTTACCCCAACCAATCCATTCCAAAACTAATTTCGAGTTATCAGTACTTGGAGAATCCGGGAGTTATAGCACCTCAATTCATCAATGAAGATGGAACTTATCAAGAAGCATTTTCATTTTTCCCGAGCTACAAATTCGGGTTTTGGGAATTGACTAATCTTATCAAAATTATTCACAAAGGCTACGAAAATGAATTTGAGAGAAATCACGATGAATTAGCTCCATTAGTTGTTGATTTTACAGTTGGGGCTGTAATGCTATTTTCAAAAAAATTGTTTCAAGAATTGGATGGTTTTTGCGAAGATTATTTCTTTTATACCGAAGAAACAGACTTTTGCAAGAGAGCATCTCAAGCAGGTCATTTGAATTATATAATTAGAAACGTAAAAGTAAAACACTTGGTGGGTAAGACACGAGAAACTAACAGTGTCAGTTATATTCCCTTACTCGTCTATACAAAAAGATTATTTTTGAAAAAGCACTTGAGTTTGCTTGAAGCATCATTTTATAAAGTCTCTCAAATTTTGAAATTTTTCATGCTTTATGTTCATTCATTAACCTTCGCATTCTTGTTCCAAAGTAAAAAGACCAGAGTACTTACACGTGATAAAGCGAAGGAATTCATAGTAAATTGGATGGAAAATTACGAAGACCTGAAAACAAAGATGAAGCAAAAATATGGCGCTTAA
- a CDS encoding AbgT family transporter, with protein MKKLIESILSRVEKSVDRLPDPFFLFLGLASLVVFVSYIASLVQFSATNPATGEPIIAVNLLSKAGIQRMLTNATANFMNFPPLGIVLITIIGIGIAEKSGFFKTSLLTLTASVPKKLIAPVLILISVNGSLMADSGVVLLPPLGAMLFASYGRHPIAGLLAAFAAVCGGFSASFFITALDPLLSSFTDVAAKTIDPSYDVFPTANYYFMLASVLVVTGVCWFVTDKIVEPALKNTETKSLDSDSEIPNPNARKAFFYGIGSVIVMSLLILWAVIPTDGILRDEAGTMKPLFRSIVTILMIMFAVSGIVYGYVAKTIKNSKDIVRMSNDMMGTMGSYIVLVFAIGQFIAYFNDSNLGLIIAVKGAEFLQELDLGREMILLSFLFFSMIVNIFISSASAKWALLASVFVPMFMLLGISPESTQMMYRIGDSVTNFITPLFPYFPILIVFAKQFAPEITFGKLISLLLPYSFALALIWGIMAAIWVFAGIPLGPGAPVFLD; from the coding sequence ATGAAAAAACTAATCGAATCAATTTTATCAAGGGTCGAAAAGTCTGTAGATAGACTTCCTGACCCATTCTTCCTCTTTTTAGGTCTGGCTTCTCTGGTTGTGTTTGTTTCATATATTGCTTCTTTAGTTCAATTTAGTGCTACAAATCCCGCAACCGGTGAACCAATTATCGCCGTCAATCTGCTCTCCAAAGCAGGAATTCAACGAATGTTGACCAATGCTACTGCGAATTTCATGAATTTTCCGCCTTTGGGGATAGTGTTAATCACAATCATTGGTATCGGAATAGCTGAAAAGTCCGGCTTTTTTAAGACTTCATTGCTCACATTGACAGCTTCAGTCCCCAAAAAGTTGATTGCTCCCGTTCTAATATTAATTTCGGTAAACGGAAGTCTGATGGCTGATTCGGGAGTTGTATTGTTGCCGCCGCTTGGAGCTATGCTGTTTGCATCATATGGCAGACACCCAATTGCAGGATTATTGGCAGCTTTTGCGGCTGTTTGCGGCGGATTTAGTGCCTCATTCTTTATTACTGCACTCGACCCTTTGTTGTCATCTTTCACAGATGTAGCTGCAAAAACCATAGACCCAAGCTACGATGTATTCCCGACTGCAAATTATTATTTTATGTTAGCCTCGGTGTTAGTTGTTACCGGAGTTTGTTGGTTTGTGACAGATAAAATCGTTGAACCGGCTCTCAAAAATACTGAAACGAAATCGCTTGATAGCGATTCTGAAATCCCAAATCCAAACGCTCGGAAAGCATTCTTTTACGGAATCGGCAGTGTAATAGTAATGTCATTATTGATTCTATGGGCTGTTATACCCACTGATGGTATATTGAGAGACGAAGCAGGGACAATGAAACCTCTGTTTCGTAGTATAGTAACTATTTTGATGATTATGTTTGCAGTATCCGGAATCGTTTATGGATATGTTGCCAAGACAATCAAAAATTCAAAAGATATAGTCCGAATGAGCAATGATATGATGGGTACAATGGGTTCCTACATTGTTTTAGTCTTTGCAATAGGTCAGTTCATAGCATATTTTAACGATTCAAATTTGGGATTGATTATCGCAGTCAAAGGTGCCGAATTCCTGCAAGAGCTTGATTTGGGACGAGAAATGATACTTTTGTCATTCCTGTTTTTTTCGATGATAGTGAATATTTTCATTTCAAGTGCGTCTGCAAAGTGGGCTTTGTTGGCGTCAGTCTTTGTTCCGATGTTTATGTTGTTGGGTATTAGTCCCGAATCAACACAAATGATGTATCGAATTGGCGATTCGGTAACAAATTTTATAACGCCACTTTTTCCATATTTCCCGATTTTGATAGTATTTGCAAAACAATTTGCACCTGAAATCACTTTTGGCAAATTAATATCGCTGCTATTGCCATATTCTTTTGCATTAGCATTGATATGGGGTATAATGGCGGCTATATGGGTGTTTGCGGGGATTCCTTTGGGACCCGGTGCACCTGTTTTTTTAGATTGA
- the secD gene encoding protein translocase subunit SecD: protein MKNNWGKLFLILIPIIAAIAVMIPTYRAYQLEGKLKDYRVKADAAGNSADSLAIMEEFRNMYGTDLDEAKKNQLKLGLDLRGGMYVTLEVDIVKLLEESAQREAIDEVFLTVLEKTREETSDSDSDALDIFLKHFNEIARPKGKSLISYYDIGDFREATEENIIERLRQNADDAIHQAAEVIRQRIDQYGVAEPNIQQQGNNRIILELPGVENEEQMRSLLETTARLEFHLVRNSVDIVRAFARIDNLLAEQARRRAGIVEEQPVAQDTATQIAEIPAPATQIDTMQTALLDADTSLTDTSGADTSKAADPYEGMSEDEIMKKHTSEHPFTSLFATYFMQPGDAGQMVPFYYTTDEIPDGEYSFRIIKDSIARFNEILNRPEIKPLIPVDFKITIEAKPDSRLFKQSGIEVFEIFSLNREPELTGEVITNAQQSFDPTTNAPIVNMTMNDDGAERWARITGANVDKRVAIVLDERVYSAPVVRDRILGGRSQISGMANSDEARLLEVVLKAGALKAPVQIIEERVVGPSLGQDSINSGVTASLFAMLLVIVYMVFYYNKGGLVADFAVLLNVFLVIAVLTALKGTLTLPGIGGIILTIGMAVDANVLIFERIREEIAKGRSLRSAIDEGFSKALSAIIDGNITTGITAFILLTLASGPIQGFATTLLIGIISTLFTGILITRALIELLLIKGGNEFNFGQPKQIQSV from the coding sequence TTGAAAAATAATTGGGGGAAACTTTTCCTTATTTTGATTCCGATAATAGCGGCTATAGCCGTTATGATACCCACTTATAGGGCATACCAATTGGAAGGTAAGTTGAAAGATTACCGCGTAAAAGCTGACGCTGCGGGTAATTCTGCTGATTCTTTGGCTATTATGGAAGAATTTAGAAACATGTATGGCACAGACTTGGACGAAGCCAAGAAAAACCAACTCAAGCTTGGTCTTGATTTACGTGGTGGCATGTATGTGACTCTCGAGGTTGATATTGTTAAACTGCTCGAAGAATCGGCTCAACGCGAAGCTATAGACGAAGTATTTCTTACCGTTCTTGAAAAAACTCGTGAAGAGACATCAGATTCGGATAGCGATGCTTTAGATATTTTCTTGAAGCATTTCAACGAAATAGCCCGTCCTAAGGGCAAATCATTGATTTCATATTATGATATTGGTGATTTTCGTGAAGCTACCGAAGAAAACATTATCGAGCGTTTGAGACAAAATGCCGATGATGCAATACATCAAGCCGCAGAAGTTATTAGACAACGTATTGACCAATACGGCGTTGCCGAACCAAATATCCAACAACAAGGAAATAATAGAATTATCCTTGAGCTACCCGGTGTGGAAAATGAAGAACAAATGCGTAGTTTGCTCGAAACAACTGCTCGTCTTGAATTCCATTTAGTTCGGAATAGTGTTGATATTGTTCGTGCATTTGCTCGGATTGATAATCTATTAGCAGAGCAAGCTCGCCGCAGAGCAGGCATTGTCGAAGAGCAACCCGTTGCTCAAGACACCGCTACTCAAATAGCTGAAATACCGGCACCTGCTACCCAAATTGATACGATGCAGACTGCACTATTAGATGCAGATACCAGCCTTACCGATACAAGCGGTGCTGATACTTCAAAAGCTGCTGACCCATATGAAGGTATGTCCGAAGACGAAATTATGAAAAAGCATACTTCCGAGCATCCATTTACTTCCTTGTTTGCTACATACTTTATGCAGCCGGGTGATGCAGGGCAAATGGTGCCTTTCTATTATACAACCGATGAAATCCCTGATGGCGAATATTCCTTCCGCATAATTAAGGATTCGATTGCAAGATTTAATGAAATCTTGAATCGTCCGGAAATCAAACCTCTCATTCCAGTAGATTTTAAAATTACAATTGAAGCAAAACCTGATTCGAGATTATTCAAACAATCCGGTATTGAAGTTTTTGAAATTTTCTCGCTCAATCGCGAACCGGAACTAACCGGTGAAGTAATCACAAATGCACAGCAATCATTTGACCCAACCACAAACGCACCCATCGTAAATATGACTATGAACGATGACGGAGCTGAAAGATGGGCAAGGATTACAGGAGCCAATGTTGACAAAAGAGTCGCTATCGTACTTGATGAAAGAGTTTACTCCGCTCCTGTTGTTCGCGACAGAATATTAGGTGGACGTTCGCAAATTTCCGGTATGGCAAATTCTGATGAAGCCAGATTATTGGAAGTTGTATTGAAAGCCGGCGCTTTGAAAGCTCCTGTTCAAATCATCGAAGAACGTGTGGTTGGACCTTCGCTTGGTCAAGATTCGATAAACTCAGGCGTTACTGCATCTCTTTTTGCGATGCTACTCGTAATTGTTTATATGGTGTTTTACTACAATAAAGGTGGTCTCGTAGCCGACTTTGCAGTATTGTTAAATGTATTCCTTGTTATTGCGGTTTTGACTGCTCTCAAAGGTACTTTGACTTTACCCGGTATTGGAGGTATTATCTTGACGATAGGTATGGCAGTGGATGCGAATGTACTTATATTTGAACGTATTCGCGAAGAAATAGCCAAAGGTCGTTCATTAAGGTCTGCTATTGACGAAGGTTTCAGTAAGGCGCTTAGTGCCATCATTGACGGTAACATCACAACCGGTATTACGGCATTCATCTTATTGACACTCGCAAGCGGTCCTATCCAAGGTTTTGCAACAACACTATTGATTGGTATAATTAGTACTTTGTTTACAGGTATTTTGATTACCAGAGCACTAATCGAACTTTTACTTATCAAGGGTGGCAACGAGTTTAACTTTGGTCAACCAAAACAAATTCAATCAGTATAA
- the secF gene encoding protein translocase subunit SecF — MQYFKKTNINFTGYRKQFAMFSIILTVVGLLAVFILKPELGIDFKGGAEIGLAFEKDVDMGKVRSIVSDLNLGGNEIKSFGKANQILIRVADVNTGPDKIQEALNKSMSENPYTVLKIDKIGAKISNELFVEAIWAVLLAIVAILIYIAFRFEFDFGVGAVIALVHDVIITFSIIVITHHLGILNLELDQALLAGLLTVIGYSINDTVIIFDRIRENIEKHKGMEFVKMVNMSINETLSRTVNTTATTTSVLLLLLFFGGPVLQGFAFTMFIGIVFGTYSSIYIASGYVIWNHIRTHKKTDETHGKKTYSTAKA; from the coding sequence ATGCAATATTTTAAAAAAACGAATATCAATTTTACCGGTTATAGAAAACAATTTGCAATGTTCTCAATTATACTTACAGTTGTTGGCTTGTTGGCTGTTTTCATTCTCAAACCGGAATTAGGTATTGACTTCAAAGGCGGCGCCGAAATTGGTCTTGCCTTCGAAAAAGATGTGGATATGGGAAAAGTTAGAAGCATCGTCAGTGACTTGAACTTAGGTGGAAACGAAATCAAATCTTTTGGCAAAGCCAACCAAATCCTTATCAGAGTTGCTGATGTCAACACAGGACCGGATAAAATCCAAGAAGCTCTGAATAAATCAATGTCCGAAAATCCATACACTGTGCTTAAAATTGACAAAATTGGAGCCAAAATAAGTAATGAGCTTTTTGTTGAAGCTATTTGGGCGGTTTTGCTTGCAATAGTTGCGATTTTGATTTACATCGCTTTCCGATTTGAATTCGATTTCGGTGTTGGAGCCGTTATCGCCCTTGTTCATGACGTTATCATAACATTTTCAATTATCGTCATAACTCACCATCTCGGTATTTTGAATTTGGAACTCGACCAAGCTTTGCTTGCAGGTCTGCTGACGGTAATTGGTTACTCCATTAACGATACTGTGATTATCTTCGACCGTATTCGCGAAAATATCGAGAAACATAAAGGTATGGAATTTGTGAAAATGGTGAATATGAGTATAAATGAAACACTCAGCCGTACTGTTAATACTACTGCTACTACAACATCGGTATTATTATTATTATTGTTCTTCGGCGGTCCGGTTCTTCAAGGATTTGCGTTTACAATGTTCATCGGTATCGTGTTTGGTACTTACTCTTCGATATACATAGCAAGTGGTTATGTAATTTGGAATCACATACGTACTCACAAAAAAACAGATGAAACGCACGGCAAAAAAACTTATAGTACCGCAAAAGCATAA
- a CDS encoding STAS domain-containing protein codes for MNQFKIIDEIKGIAIVELNESVLGGNTAIEFTALLDRLVAEKFKSLIVDFSAVQIMNSTGLGMLANAHATMNKNNLNLVLINIPDKIKKLFDITHLTNVFRIHPNLESALAEL; via the coding sequence ATGAATCAATTTAAAATCATAGACGAAATCAAAGGTATTGCTATCGTAGAACTCAATGAAAGTGTTCTCGGTGGCAATACCGCTATTGAATTTACCGCATTGCTCGATAGATTAGTTGCCGAAAAATTCAAATCTCTTATTGTAGATTTTTCGGCTGTGCAAATTATGAATAGTACAGGGCTTGGCATGTTAGCCAATGCCCATGCTACTATGAACAAAAACAATTTGAATTTGGTATTAATCAACATACCCGACAAAATCAAAAAATTGTTCGATATTACTCATTTGACTAATGTCTTCAGAATCCATCCTAATTTGGAATCGGCACTTGCTGAATTATAA
- a CDS encoding adenylosuccinate synthase, giving the protein MSVSVVVGSQWGDEGKGKIVDLLSQSADIVARYQGGANAGHTIVIEDKKYILHLIPSGILNDGVICVIGNGVVIDPVALMSEIEMLKQHGIDVKDRLLISHKAHLIMPYHKMLDQARESLTSSTTIGTTGRGIGPAYIDKARRAGIRIVDLLDRKSFEEKLRKNIIEQNDILNKIYGFTELNEEEIVETYIKFDNLIDEYITDTSYYLNTAIKADKNIIVEGAQGALLDVDHGTYPFVTSSNPTSGGACTGLGIPPTSIGKIIGITKAYCTRVGNGPFPTELNDETGEQLRAVGAEFGATTGRPRRCGWLDLFALRYSVQINGISSIAMTKLDVLNGFETIKVCTGYNVKGKSLRSFPVDIPTLEAIELEYIEFAGWKQSLSGITKYDNLPKQAKEYLSFIEKYTEAKVEYISTSPDRKDTIIRA; this is encoded by the coding sequence ATGAGTGTTAGTGTCGTTGTAGGTTCTCAATGGGGTGACGAAGGTAAAGGCAAGATTGTTGACCTTTTGAGTCAGTCAGCCGATATTGTTGCTCGTTACCAAGGTGGTGCAAATGCCGGACATACTATTGTTATTGAAGATAAAAAATATATTTTGCATCTGATTCCTTCAGGTATCTTGAATGATGGTGTAATCTGTGTTATCGGTAACGGCGTAGTAATCGACCCGGTTGCTCTGATGAGTGAAATTGAAATGCTCAAGCAACATGGAATTGATGTAAAAGACCGTTTGTTGATTTCGCATAAAGCTCATCTTATAATGCCTTATCACAAAATGCTCGACCAAGCCCGCGAATCTCTGACTTCATCTACCACAATCGGCACTACAGGACGTGGAATCGGTCCGGCTTATATTGACAAGGCACGTCGAGCCGGAATTAGAATCGTTGACCTATTAGACCGCAAATCTTTTGAAGAGAAACTTAGGAAAAATATCATCGAACAAAATGATATTTTGAATAAAATTTATGGATTTACCGAGTTGAATGAAGAGGAAATTGTCGAAACTTATATTAAGTTTGATAATTTGATTGATGAATATATCACCGATACTTCATATTATTTGAATACTGCAATCAAAGCTGATAAAAATATCATCGTCGAAGGTGCCCAAGGTGCTTTGCTTGACGTTGACCACGGGACTTATCCATTCGTGACAAGTTCCAATCCTACTTCCGGGGGCGCTTGCACCGGATTGGGGATACCACCGACATCAATTGGCAAAATTATCGGCATTACAAAAGCATATTGCACACGCGTTGGAAACGGTCCATTCCCAACTGAGCTGAATGATGAAACAGGAGAACAGTTGCGTGCCGTTGGCGCCGAATTTGGTGCTACAACCGGACGCCCAAGACGATGCGGTTGGCTTGACTTATTTGCATTGCGTTATTCTGTTCAAATCAATGGTATATCCTCCATTGCAATGACAAAATTAGACGTGCTGAACGGTTTCGAGACAATTAAAGTTTGCACCGGCTACAATGTCAAAGGCAAATCATTACGCAGTTTCCCTGTAGATATTCCCACGCTCGAAGCTATCGAACTCGAATACATCGAATTTGCCGGATGGAAGCAAAGCCTAAGCGGTATCACTAAATATGACAATTTGCCAAAACAAGCAAAAGAATATTTATCCTTCATCGAAAAATATACCGAGGCAAAAGTCGAATACATTTCCACTAGTCCCGATAGAAAAGATACAATTATCCGAGCCTGA